In Clostridium sp. DL-VIII, the following proteins share a genomic window:
- a CDS encoding ISL3 family transposase codes for MQLQDITNILNLQGINVINFIYGFEDRICIEIQPTEYTQPCPCCKSFKIIRRGSSGIRRVRHLPIFQNEVILKVPKIRMSCKDCNASFSWQYSFLTGKSRYTNEFQEFIATKVPGATVIHCARTLKIPYSTVERIYKNYIDYVVPQLQAKVILESSNTNKLILGMDDFAIRKGHSYNTGIHDLRNGTLLEIIPGRKLEELRSHKTVNPELFELRPFAIVMDLAPYYHTFAKEVYPDAIRIADRFHVNSYAMEALRGVRKRISCDLTPAARTVLKRNKSVLEKRNEYLTSKEVEMLQQLLSLSPDLKAVYEWKEELIEWYDCCSSVIQATNVFDKWCKKGHSLNIPEVERALVTFENWRQEIINYHHCRYTNAAVEGRNGKIKAIQRRHYFTRNKDYYKGRILLECNNHFLTA; via the coding sequence ATGCAATTACAGGATATCACTAATATATTAAATTTACAAGGAATAAATGTTATCAATTTTATCTATGGTTTTGAAGATAGAATTTGTATTGAAATCCAACCTACAGAATATACTCAACCTTGTCCGTGCTGTAAGAGTTTTAAAATAATAAGACGAGGCTCATCTGGAATTAGAAGAGTAAGGCATCTTCCTATATTTCAAAACGAGGTAATATTAAAGGTTCCTAAAATAAGAATGTCCTGTAAGGATTGTAATGCCTCTTTTTCATGGCAATATTCATTCCTGACTGGAAAGAGTCGTTATACTAATGAATTTCAAGAGTTTATTGCAACTAAAGTACCAGGAGCAACGGTTATTCACTGTGCTAGAACATTGAAAATACCATATTCTACAGTTGAAAGAATATATAAAAATTATATTGACTATGTTGTTCCACAATTGCAAGCAAAAGTTATATTAGAAAGTTCTAACACTAACAAGCTTATACTTGGAATGGATGATTTTGCTATAAGGAAAGGACATAGTTATAATACTGGAATTCATGACCTTCGTAACGGAACATTACTTGAAATAATTCCAGGAAGAAAACTTGAAGAGCTTAGAAGTCATAAGACTGTAAATCCAGAACTTTTTGAGCTCCGACCTTTTGCTATAGTAATGGATTTGGCTCCATATTATCACACATTTGCAAAAGAAGTATACCCAGATGCTATACGTATTGCGGATAGGTTTCATGTTAATAGCTATGCTATGGAAGCTCTTAGAGGCGTAAGAAAACGCATAAGTTGTGATTTAACTCCTGCGGCACGGACAGTATTGAAAAGAAATAAATCAGTACTTGAAAAACGGAATGAATATCTTACATCAAAAGAGGTTGAGATGCTCCAGCAGTTGTTGTCATTATCACCTGACCTAAAAGCAGTATATGAGTGGAAAGAGGAACTTATTGAGTGGTATGACTGTTGTTCAAGTGTTATACAGGCAACAAATGTATTTGATAAATGGTGTAAAAAAGGACATTCACTAAATATACCTGAGGTAGAACGTGCTTTGGTTACTTTTGAAAACTGGAGACAAGAAATAATTAACTATCATCATTGTAGATATACCAATGCCGCTGTTGAAGGTAGAAACGGTAAAATTAAAGCAATTCAACGCAGACACTATTTTACAAGGAATAAAGACTACTACAAAGGAAGAATTTTATTAGAATGTAATAACCATTTCTTGACAGCTTAA
- a CDS encoding LysR family transcriptional regulator, whose product MIIDLNLYKTFFTVAKYKNISHAAEVLFVSQPAVSKSIKTLENHLNLKLFSRSSKGVALTPEGEILFKHINNALSELSLGEHILEKLKNKEIGNINLGVSTTIGKSYFLPEFEKFTKEYSDFKIKIINRPTLDTIKLIQEEKLDLGIIGTTSNKVDVKFVKLKEMHDILVASNSYLEKSNFKNTKDIFNRGSFMLLENPNATREHIDNYFASQNLSITPDIEASNMDFLIESAKIGLGITSVIKEFLDSELENKTLIEIPLKHQIPPRYIGVIYKNSSNLSIAAKTLIDFLKK is encoded by the coding sequence ATGATTATTGATTTAAATTTATATAAAACTTTTTTTACAGTGGCAAAGTATAAAAATATATCCCATGCTGCCGAAGTACTTTTTGTCTCTCAGCCTGCAGTAAGCAAATCAATAAAAACTTTAGAAAACCATCTAAATCTAAAGTTATTTTCCAGAAGTTCAAAAGGAGTAGCTTTAACACCAGAAGGAGAAATATTATTCAAACATATTAATAATGCTTTAAGCGAGCTTAGCTTAGGAGAACATATTTTAGAAAAACTTAAAAATAAAGAAATAGGAAATATTAATTTAGGTGTAAGCACTACTATAGGTAAAAGCTATTTTTTACCCGAATTCGAAAAGTTTACAAAAGAATATTCAGATTTTAAAATAAAAATCATAAATCGGCCTACTCTTGACACCATTAAACTAATACAAGAAGAAAAGTTAGATTTAGGCATTATTGGAACAACTTCAAATAAAGTTGATGTTAAATTTGTTAAACTTAAAGAAATGCATGATATCTTAGTTGCAAGTAATAGTTATCTGGAAAAATCAAATTTTAAAAATACAAAAGATATTTTTAATAGGGGTTCATTTATGTTGCTAGAAAATCCTAATGCCACCCGCGAGCATATAGATAACTACTTTGCTTCGCAAAATTTATCCATCACTCCAGACATTGAAGCCAGTAATATGGATTTTTTAATCGAATCTGCAAAAATCGGACTTGGAATTACCTCTGTAATAAAAGAGTTTTTAGATAGTGAACTAGAAAATAAAACACTTATAGAAATTCCACTTAAACATCAGATTCCACCTAGATACATTGGTGTAATTTATAAAAATTCATCTAATTTATCTATTGCAGCAAAAACGCTTATCGATTTCTTAAAGAAATAA
- a CDS encoding 2-dehydropantoate 2-reductase, which translates to MKIGIIGIGAIGGYISAMLCKSKENVYIIAKGETLNSIRNNGITLKNELNESFNVYPSLATDNASEIGIMDIIFVCVKGYSLKAAARTILPMLDEHTLIIPIINGVDGGSKLYSYLGKGKIVDAVMYISSKIEADCIIKQTSKNAKIVVSSNRNRPIHKRHLEKIYNILSKANIICEVRRDAEVAAWNKYVFNCAFNVTDSYYDVKVKGILEDKMKFETFCNVAKECEEVGRIKGIKLPHNIYETTINTLKSLSKKSISSMHRDVARGKKFELELFCGDLCRMGRDVGVPTPYAQKAYEKLKVLQPM; encoded by the coding sequence ATGAAAATTGGAATAATAGGAATTGGTGCTATTGGAGGATATATTAGTGCAATGCTTTGTAAGAGTAAAGAAAATGTTTATATTATAGCAAAGGGTGAGACTTTAAACAGCATTAGAAATAATGGTATAACTTTAAAAAATGAACTAAATGAAAGTTTTAATGTATATCCAAGCCTTGCAACTGATAATGCAAGTGAAATTGGAATTATGGATATTATTTTTGTTTGTGTTAAAGGATATTCTTTAAAAGCGGCAGCAAGGACTATTTTACCAATGTTAGATGAGCATACGCTGATTATTCCAATTATTAATGGAGTAGACGGAGGAAGTAAATTATACTCGTATTTAGGAAAGGGAAAAATAGTAGATGCTGTAATGTATATTAGCTCAAAGATTGAAGCGGATTGCATAATAAAACAAACAAGTAAGAATGCTAAAATTGTAGTATCTTCAAATAGAAATCGACCTATTCATAAAAGACACTTAGAAAAAATTTATAATATTTTATCCAAAGCAAATATAATATGTGAAGTAAGAAGAGATGCTGAAGTTGCGGCTTGGAATAAATATGTTTTTAACTGTGCATTTAATGTAACAGATTCATATTATGATGTTAAAGTAAAAGGAATACTTGAAGATAAAATGAAATTTGAAACCTTTTGCAATGTGGCTAAAGAATGTGAAGAAGTTGGAAGAATTAAAGGTATTAAATTGCCACATAATATCTATGAAACTACAATTAATACTTTAAAAAGTCTATCTAAGAAAAGCATAAGTTCTATGCATAGAGATGTTGCACGTGGCAAAAAATTTGAACTTGAGTTATTCTGTGGAGATTTATGCCGTATGGGGAGAGATGTTGGAGTGCCAACGCCATACGCTCAAAAGGCATATGAGAAACTTAAAGTTTTGCAGCCAATGTAA
- the spoIIM gene encoding stage II sporulation protein M has translation MNYLISKLNSTFRDKKTYFFIVLIMFCLGISFGLYTVRCMGASDKKDLANYFFSFTNSIGSQPVNYGNLFYEVIKKNILIIVPIFILGLTFFGAPIILILDLLKGFTLGYTFSFIITTFDGKGIGLALASVIPQNLIYIPCFIALSVISLSISTEKFKGKFFKRMNNKDPFLDGVLNKLIVVGVLFIFGMLIETYISPSLIRFVARKFYL, from the coding sequence ATGAATTATTTAATTAGTAAACTAAATTCTACGTTTAGAGATAAGAAGACTTATTTTTTCATTGTATTAATCATGTTTTGTTTAGGGATATCTTTTGGACTTTATACTGTTAGATGCATGGGAGCATCAGATAAAAAGGATCTAGCCAATTATTTTTTTAGTTTTACGAATTCAATAGGAAGTCAACCAGTTAATTATGGAAATTTATTTTATGAGGTTATTAAGAAAAATATATTAATCATTGTACCTATATTTATATTAGGTTTAACTTTTTTTGGAGCTCCTATAATATTAATTTTAGATTTATTAAAAGGTTTTACGCTCGGGTATACTTTTTCTTTTATCATAACCACCTTTGATGGAAAAGGAATTGGACTAGCTTTAGCATCTGTTATTCCTCAAAATTTAATATATATTCCATGCTTTATAGCGTTAAGTGTCATCAGTTTGTCTATCTCTACAGAAAAATTTAAGGGAAAGTTCTTTAAACGCATGAATAATAAGGATCCTTTTCTAGATGGTGTATTAAATAAGTTAATTGTGGTTGGGGTACTATTTATATTTGGGATGTTAATTGAAACTTATATATCACCATCTCTAATAAGATTTGTGGCTAGAAAATTCTATTTATAA
- a CDS encoding tyrosine-type recombinase/integrase: protein MINSINNYKDYLLESGKSENTIYAYVTDVSLYLKFLNRKKIDLYKSDKLTIMSYIQNLINQGKSERSINRIVISLRNFYSYLKSEALINEIPKIEYKSSKNNRKLPQILTIEEVDKIIRVVEKDCSKGIRDNALLELMYATGMKVSELIGLNVDDVNLDLNFVRCTDNKHLERLIPIGRSACKALVEYLSIRYKIAQCGVNNLFVNLNGNKLTRQGIWRIVKEYSRKAGIDKDVNLNTFRHSFAVHLLQNGANVRAVQKLLGNQVLTYMDTYYEIINNDKINYIYMHTHPRA from the coding sequence ATGATAAATAGTATAAATAATTATAAAGATTATTTGTTAGAAAGTGGTAAGAGTGAAAACACTATATATGCATATGTGACTGATGTTAGTTTATACCTTAAATTTTTAAATAGAAAAAAAATTGATTTATATAAGAGTGATAAATTAACAATTATGTCTTATATACAAAACCTCATTAACCAAGGAAAATCAGAAAGATCTATAAATAGAATAGTAATTAGCCTCAGAAATTTTTATTCATATTTAAAAAGTGAAGCATTAATAAATGAAATCCCTAAAATAGAATATAAGAGTTCTAAAAATAATAGAAAATTGCCACAGATATTAACCATTGAAGAAGTAGATAAAATAATCAGGGTAGTAGAAAAAGATTGTTCTAAAGGCATACGAGATAATGCACTATTAGAATTAATGTATGCTACTGGAATGAAAGTGTCTGAACTTATTGGATTAAATGTAGATGATGTTAATCTTGATTTGAATTTTGTTAGATGTACAGATAACAAACATCTTGAAAGACTTATCCCTATAGGAAGAAGTGCATGCAAGGCATTAGTAGAGTATTTGAGTATACGATATAAAATAGCACAGTGCGGAGTAAATAATCTTTTTGTGAATTTAAATGGGAATAAACTTACAAGACAAGGAATCTGGAGAATTGTTAAGGAATATTCTAGAAAAGCAGGTATTGATAAAGATGTGAATCTAAATACTTTTAGGCACTCATTTGCAGTTCATTTACTTCAAAACGGAGCCAATGTTAGAGCGGTGCAGAAATTACTTGGTAACCAAGTTCTAACATACATGGACACATATTATGAAATTATAAACAACGATAAAATTAACTATATATACATGCATACCCATCCAAGAGCTTGA